The Blastocatellia bacterium genome window below encodes:
- a CDS encoding peptidase S10, translating to MIATMMLACMLLFGGQQTQPAAPPSSQAAAPARPAESQGRSTDAAKPATAPVVDETPVVTKHTISINGKTLAYTATAGFMPIKSQTGETEAHIFFMAYTLDNVANPTERPLMFSFNGGPGSSSVWLHLGALGPRRVKMLDNGEMPPPPYQVTDNPQTWLDQTDLVFIDPVGTGYSRATKPELANKFYGLQGDLASVGEFIRLYLARNGRWSSPLFLVGESYGTTRAAGLAGYLIDRGIAFNGVVLVSTVMNFQTLLFAQGNDLPYILILPSYAATAWYHKRLPADLQRQPLRKVLDEVEAWAASDYTVALGKGDRLTAQERQAVTERLARYTGLDRQFIANANLRVDLGHFDKELLRDQRRSVGRLDSRFKGIDASAVSERPDSDPSNNAIRPPYTAAFNSYVRTELGFKSDLEYYILGGGIGRWDWGINNGYADTSEMLRNAFAKNPYLKLFVACGYYDMATPYFAAEYTLNHMNLDPAHRDSIRLEYYEAGHMMYIDAGMLAKLKQDVSSFIKSALSRP from the coding sequence ATGATCGCAACCATGATGCTCGCCTGCATGCTCTTGTTCGGCGGCCAGCAGACTCAGCCCGCCGCGCCGCCGTCATCACAAGCCGCCGCGCCAGCCCGCCCTGCCGAATCTCAGGGGCGCTCAACGGATGCGGCAAAGCCCGCCACCGCGCCGGTTGTTGATGAAACGCCGGTCGTCACCAAACACACGATCAGCATCAACGGCAAGACGCTGGCCTACACCGCGACGGCCGGGTTCATGCCGATCAAGAGTCAGACGGGTGAGACCGAAGCGCACATCTTCTTCATGGCCTACACGCTCGACAACGTTGCCAACCCGACCGAGCGCCCGCTGATGTTTTCGTTCAACGGCGGCCCCGGCTCGTCGTCTGTGTGGCTGCACCTGGGGGCGCTCGGCCCGCGCCGCGTCAAGATGCTCGATAATGGCGAGATGCCGCCGCCGCCTTATCAGGTCACGGACAATCCGCAGACATGGCTCGATCAGACCGACCTGGTCTTCATCGATCCGGTCGGCACCGGCTACAGCCGCGCGACGAAACCGGAGCTGGCAAATAAGTTCTACGGCCTGCAAGGCGACCTGGCTTCGGTCGGCGAATTCATCCGCCTCTACCTGGCGCGCAACGGGCGCTGGTCGTCGCCGCTCTTTCTGGTCGGCGAAAGCTATGGCACGACGCGCGCGGCGGGGTTGGCGGGTTATCTGATTGATCGCGGCATTGCGTTTAATGGCGTCGTTCTGGTTTCGACGGTGATGAACTTTCAAACCCTGCTGTTCGCGCAAGGCAACGACCTGCCCTACATCTTGATTCTGCCGAGCTATGCGGCGACCGCCTGGTATCACAAGCGATTGCCGGCGGATTTGCAGCGCCAGCCATTGCGCAAAGTGCTCGATGAAGTCGAAGCGTGGGCGGCGAGCGATTACACCGTCGCCTTGGGCAAGGGCGACCGGCTGACGGCTCAGGAGCGCCAGGCAGTGACTGAGCGGCTGGCCCGTTACACGGGGCTTGACCGGCAGTTCATCGCCAACGCCAACCTGCGTGTTGACCTGGGGCATTTCGACAAAGAGCTGTTGCGCGATCAGCGGCGCAGCGTCGGTCGGCTCGACAGCCGTTTCAAAGGCATAGACGCGTCGGCGGTGAGCGAGCGGCCCGACAGCGACCCGTCAAACAACGCGATTCGCCCGCCCTACACCGCCGCCTTTAACAGCTACGTGCGCACCGAGCTGGGCTTCAAGTCCGACCTTGAGTATTACATTCTCGGCGGCGGCATCGGGCGCTGGGACTGGGGCATCAATAACGGCTACGCCGACACCAGCGAGATGCTGCGCAACGCATTTGCCAAGAATCCTTACTTGAAGCTTTTTGTTGCGTGCGGCTATTACGACATGGCGACGCCGTACTTTGCCGCCGAGTATACGTTGAATCACATGAACCTCGACCCCGCCCATCGCGACAGTATTCGTCTGGAGTATTACGAGGCGGGCCACATGATGT